Proteins encoded in a region of the Ancylobacter sp. SL191 genome:
- a CDS encoding TRAP transporter small permease subunit has translation MQSLLLGVDRLNAFVGKTFAWCIVVLMLAITYEVFCRYVLRDPTTWAYDVSLMLYGALFMMAGAYTLSRNGHVRGDFMYRKWSPRTQAKSDLVLFFLFYFPGILALIYAGWNYFQLSYMLNEHSSFSPDGPVIWPFKALIPITGVLLLLQGVVEVVRCLICIREGDWPQRLHDVEEMEKIILEEAATKDDPEAVLNAIERESTTRGSL, from the coding sequence ATGCAATCTCTCCTGCTCGGCGTTGACCGGCTGAACGCCTTTGTCGGCAAGACCTTCGCCTGGTGCATCGTCGTCCTGATGCTGGCCATCACCTATGAGGTGTTCTGCCGCTATGTCCTGCGCGATCCGACCACCTGGGCCTATGATGTCAGCCTGATGCTCTATGGCGCCCTGTTCATGATGGCAGGCGCCTACACGCTCTCGCGCAACGGCCATGTGCGCGGCGACTTCATGTACCGCAAATGGTCGCCGCGGACGCAGGCCAAGAGCGACCTGGTGCTGTTCTTCCTGTTCTACTTCCCCGGCATTCTGGCGCTGATCTATGCCGGCTGGAACTACTTCCAGCTCTCCTACATGCTCAATGAGCACTCCTCCTTCAGCCCCGACGGACCGGTGATCTGGCCGTTCAAGGCGCTGATCCCCATCACCGGCGTGCTGCTCCTGCTGCAAGGCGTCGTCGAGGTGGTGCGCTGCCTCATCTGCATCCGTGAGGGCGACTGGCCCCAACGCCTCCACGACGTCGAGGAGATGGAGAAGATCATCCTCGAAGAAGCCGCCACAAAGGACGATCCCGAAGCCGTCCTCAACGCCATCGAACGTGAATCCACCACGCGGGGATCGCTGTGA
- a CDS encoding ATP-binding protein, which produces MKIGIELGSSTAGQPVRLDLEELLSTRLLVQGNSGSGKSHLLRRLLEQSAGHVQQAIIDPEGDFVSLADRFGHVVIDAERTQGEIQRIAARIRRHRASVVFNLEGLDADAQMRSAAAFLNGLFEAEREYWYPMLVVVDEAQLFAPSGAGEISDEARRVSLSAMTNLMCRGRKRGLAGVIATQRLAKLAKNVAAEASNFLMGRTFLDIDMARAADLLGMEKRQAESFRDLNTGSFVALGPALSRRPLALKIGYVETASRNGRPELMPPPELGSAQIQDLIFDDLAAEPMPAPVRRVEARPVEDIIETLEEARAPEPVPVDPEAAAAFEAEREALVAEIVRQFVADGDAPFRSAASLYPDFLVHCRVRRVGSKVPDLADFTRRLAIARAGLDGRVDTEEWRRAVEQASGLPEEMQGVFLLLARAGMEGAPSPADEVLARAYGSRSPSRGRWLLTYMEERGHLVCEADFRGRRVVRFPALGWKTAPGDPKALSA; this is translated from the coding sequence ATGAAGATCGGTATCGAGCTCGGAAGCAGCACCGCCGGCCAGCCGGTACGGCTCGATCTGGAGGAGCTTCTGTCCACCCGCCTGCTGGTGCAGGGGAATTCGGGCTCGGGCAAGTCGCATTTGCTGCGTCGCCTGCTGGAACAGAGCGCCGGCCATGTGCAGCAGGCGATTATCGACCCGGAAGGCGATTTCGTCAGCCTCGCCGACCGCTTCGGCCATGTGGTCATCGATGCCGAGCGCACGCAGGGCGAGATTCAGCGCATCGCCGCCCGCATCCGCCGGCACAGGGCGTCCGTGGTGTTCAACCTCGAAGGGTTGGATGCTGACGCGCAGATGCGCTCGGCCGCCGCTTTCCTCAACGGGCTGTTCGAGGCCGAGCGGGAATATTGGTACCCGATGCTGGTGGTGGTGGACGAGGCGCAGCTTTTCGCCCCCTCAGGTGCCGGTGAGATTTCCGACGAGGCGCGGCGCGTTTCGCTGTCGGCCATGACCAATCTGATGTGCCGTGGCCGCAAGCGCGGTCTCGCCGGCGTCATCGCCACGCAGCGCCTCGCCAAGCTCGCGAAGAACGTGGCGGCGGAAGCTTCGAACTTCCTGATGGGCCGCACCTTCCTCGACATCGACATGGCCCGCGCGGCGGATCTGCTGGGCATGGAGAAGCGGCAGGCGGAGAGCTTCCGCGATCTCAATACCGGTTCCTTTGTGGCGCTCGGCCCGGCCCTGTCGCGCCGGCCGCTGGCGCTCAAGATCGGTTATGTCGAGACCGCGAGCCGTAACGGCCGTCCCGAACTGATGCCGCCGCCGGAGCTGGGCTCGGCGCAGATCCAGGATCTGATCTTCGACGATCTTGCCGCGGAGCCGATGCCCGCCCCGGTGCGGCGCGTCGAGGCGCGCCCCGTCGAGGACATCATCGAGACGTTGGAAGAGGCGCGGGCGCCTGAGCCGGTGCCGGTCGATCCGGAAGCCGCCGCTGCCTTCGAGGCCGAGCGCGAGGCGCTGGTCGCGGAGATCGTGCGCCAGTTCGTTGCCGATGGCGATGCGCCGTTCCGCTCGGCGGCCTCGCTCTACCCGGATTTCCTCGTTCATTGCCGGGTGCGGCGCGTGGGTTCCAAGGTGCCGGATCTCGCCGACTTCACCCGCCGCCTCGCCATCGCCCGCGCCGGGCTCGACGGGCGGGTCGACACTGAGGAATGGCGCCGGGCGGTGGAGCAGGCTTCCGGCCTGCCGGAGGAGATGCAGGGCGTGTTCCTGCTGCTCGCCCGCGCCGGGATGGAGGGCGCGCCCTCGCCAGCGGATGAGGTGCTGGCCAGGGCCTATGGCAGCCGCTCGCCCTCGCGCGGGCGCTGGCTGCTCACCTATATGGAAGAGCGTGGCCACCTCGTCTGCGAGGCGGATTTCCGGGGGCGGCGCGTGGTGCGCTTTCCCGCGCTCGGTTGGAAGACCGCGCCGGGCGACCCGAAGGCGCTGTCGGCCTGA
- a CDS encoding TRAP transporter large permease yields the protein MFLSDPALGILMLVLFLIFLMLGFPIAFTLMALGVGFGYFTQGDSIFNLFVQRTYSVMANDVLISIPLFLFMGYVIERANILDRLFRSIQLAAGWIPGSLAVATLITCALFATATGIVGAVVTLMGLLAFPAMLRAGYDTKLASGVVCAGGCLGILIPPSVMLILYGATAGVSVVKLYAAAFFPGIALAGMYIAYVIIRAMINPSLAPKLPAEERNIPALTIIWALLTSFVPLVALIVTVLGCIILGLATPSEAAAIGAFGAVLLALAYRTFSFTKLKDSVFLTARASAMVCWLFVGSAVFSAVFALLGGQRLVEEFIMSLDLGPIGFLLLTQAIIFVLGWPLEWTEIIVIFLPIFLPLLDHFGIDPIFFGVLVALNLQTSFLSPPVAMAPFYLKGVAPKGVTIEQIFSGVMPFIYIVVFAMVLLYMFPGFALWLPNYLYGG from the coding sequence ATGTTTCTTTCCGACCCCGCCCTCGGCATCCTGATGCTGGTGCTGTTCCTGATCTTCCTGATGCTCGGCTTTCCCATCGCCTTCACGCTGATGGCGCTGGGCGTGGGCTTTGGCTACTTCACGCAAGGGGACAGCATCTTCAACCTGTTCGTCCAGCGCACCTATTCGGTGATGGCGAATGACGTCCTGATCTCCATCCCGCTCTTCCTGTTCATGGGCTATGTGATCGAGCGAGCGAACATCCTCGACCGGCTGTTCCGTTCCATCCAGCTCGCCGCCGGCTGGATCCCCGGTTCGCTGGCGGTGGCCACGCTCATCACCTGCGCGCTGTTTGCCACCGCCACCGGCATCGTCGGTGCGGTTGTGACGCTGATGGGCTTGCTCGCCTTCCCGGCCATGCTGCGCGCCGGCTACGACACCAAACTCGCCTCGGGAGTCGTCTGCGCCGGTGGCTGCCTCGGCATCCTCATCCCGCCCAGCGTCATGCTGATCCTCTACGGCGCCACCGCCGGCGTCTCGGTGGTGAAGCTCTATGCCGCCGCCTTTTTCCCCGGCATCGCGCTCGCCGGCATGTACATCGCCTATGTCATCATCCGCGCGATGATCAACCCGTCGCTGGCACCGAAGCTGCCGGCGGAGGAACGCAACATTCCGGCCCTGACCATCATCTGGGCGCTGCTCACCTCCTTCGTGCCGCTGGTCGCCCTCATCGTCACGGTGCTCGGCTGCATCATTCTCGGCCTCGCCACGCCGTCGGAAGCGGCCGCCATCGGTGCCTTCGGCGCGGTGCTGCTGGCGCTGGCCTACCGCACCTTCAGCTTCACCAAGCTGAAGGATTCGGTGTTCCTCACCGCCCGCGCCTCGGCCATGGTGTGCTGGCTGTTCGTCGGCTCGGCGGTGTTCTCGGCGGTGTTCGCGCTGCTGGGAGGCCAGAGGCTGGTCGAGGAATTCATCATGAGCCTCGATCTCGGCCCGATTGGCTTCCTGCTGCTGACCCAGGCGATCATCTTCGTGCTGGGCTGGCCGCTGGAATGGACGGAGATCATCGTGATCTTCCTGCCGATCTTCCTGCCGCTGCTCGACCATTTCGGCATCGACCCGATCTTCTTCGGGGTGCTGGTGGCGCTGAACCTGCAGACCTCGTTCCTGTCGCCACCCGTCGCCATGGCGCCGTTCTATCTGAAGGGCGTGGCGCCGAAGGGAGTGACGATCGAGCAGATCTTCTCGGGCGTCATGCCCTTCATCTACATCGTCGTCTTCGCCATGGTGCTGCTCTACATGTTCCCCGGCTTCGCCCTGTGGCTGCCGAACTACCTGTATGGCGGCTGA